In Erythrolamprus reginae isolate rEryReg1 chromosome 10, rEryReg1.hap1, whole genome shotgun sequence, one DNA window encodes the following:
- the ANKLE2 gene encoding ankyrin repeat and LEM domain-containing protein 2 isoform X2, translating into MPSAQAFSRAARRADVRWSIGGRECLESARAPPLSSAPAHRRVREKGARRTPGNTSGGRITMDDIFSRLKELNPDELRDEIVKAGLKCGPITLTTRAIFEKRLAQALWEQQGPSDTTAPFPNGIPGNAATDGNQPESGKTNGHFAASAEEGDFGYSLGLNPPEEEALLREASGSPLSSQNPSKEPLLYYGVCPVYDDVLTRNERVHVYEDKKEALQAVKMIKGSRFKAFPNREDAEKFAKGVCDYFPSPNKSAISLSPVKVCSAFSRDGLCSPELETVSKERANSYKSPRTQDLTAKLRKAVEKGDESTFLELIWSNPRYLIGSGDNPTIVQEGCRYNVMHVAAKENQPGICRLLLDTLENPEFMRLMYPDDDTVMLEKRISYIVDLYLNTPDKMVFDTPLHFACKFGNPDVVSVLASHPGIVKNPKNKYNQTPADVICERNKNKSADLKAKIGEYLEGQCYVPLFRAEDNATSPMIGAPWSPDQTDSSPLASSLLPRYFGSPKDPMLTVRAYAGPLSPSKAEDFRRLWKTPPRERADYFYHVRKSDLERGVERVGRELAHEQGFPWVEYWEFLGCFVDLSSQEGLGRLEDHLSQQQEMSNNAQLGENEAHNKLPQPHGKSKNCNSVSVGAFLDDDDMSLEEVKNRQNAARNFSPVIAPNEPTISTFESAKCDILSMEHTAAIMPRTKTPSRPPEKGDPVSKNGYCSPGTSDDRTGSHRRHPSQEENFQPPVANLMDKFDQLSCQDPDVSRERSPGKPNQVVKTWKCEEQLPKMGSLLSKAGAAARKNKDGKSRKENGESQEAAGPSAETEVVRPAERKPPGALESQTETSVPGLLKTPSSNRKTNQMFLLGDQPSKWDDDVLMALLGVEIDPQRYPAICKWNESVQAYPASERRRWASPSLKGFPRGQASPARNLPYFSPGKNSPGKYNAAAGSFSPDLGSPGRYTPAYVNYMNYVNYKRQHYSGLPNH; encoded by the exons gGAGGATAACAATGGATGACATCTTCTCCCGATTAAAAGAACTGAACCCTGATGAGCTGAGAGACGAGATCGTCAAAGCCGGCCTGAAATGCGGGCCCATCACCTTAACCACGAGGGCCATTTTTGAAAAAAGATTGGCCCAGGCTTTATGGGAACAGCAAGGACCCTCCGACACCACAGCTCCCTTTCCGAATGGCATCCCTGGAAATGCTGCGACTGATGGGAACCAGCCAGAATCTGGAAAAACAAATGGCCACTTTGCCGCCTCTGCCGAGGAGGGTGATTTTGGCTACAGCCTGGGCCTGAACCCTCCCGAGGAGGAAGCACTGCTGCGTGAAGCCAGTGGCTCTCCCCTTAGTTCCCAGAATCCCTCCAAGGAGCCTCTGCTCTACTACGGGGTGTGCCCAGTGTACGATGACGTACTGACCAGAAATG aaaggGTACATGTCTATGAGGACAAAAAGGAAGCTTTGCAAGCTGTAAAAATGATTAAGGGGTCACGTTTTAAAGCTTTCCCAAACAGAGAAGATGCAGAGAAATTTGCCAAAGGTGTATGCGATTACTTCCCGTCTCCAAACAAGTCTGCCATTTCTCTGTCTCCTGTCAAAGTCTGTTCGGCCTTCAGCAGAG ATGGTTTGTGCTCTCCCGAACTGGAAACGGTTAGTAAAGAAAGAGCCAACAGTTACAAAAGCCCTCGTACCCAGGATCTGACTGCAAAGCTTCGCAAAGCCGTGGAGAAAGGAGATGAAAGTACTTTCTTAGAGCTCATCTGGAGTAATCCTCGCTATCTCATCGGCTCTGGGGACAATCCAACGATTGTCcag GAGGGGTGTCGGTACAACGTCATGCATGTGGCAGCCAAAGAGAATCAACCCGGCATTTGCCGGCTGCTGTTGGACACTCTGGAAAACCCAGAATTCATGCGGCTGATGTATCCTGACGACGACACCGTCATGTTGGAGAAGCGCATCAGTTACATAGTGGACCTTTATCTGAATACGCCAGATAAAATG gtATTTGATACACCGCTGCACTTCGCTTGCAAGTTTGGGAATCCAGATGTGGTCAGTGTTCTTGCTTCCCATCCGGGCATTGTAAAGAAtcccaaaaataaatacaatcaaaCTCCAGCAGAT GTCATCTGTGAAAGGAACAAAAATAAATCGGCAGATCTGAAAGCAAAAATCGGGGAATACTTAGAAG GTCAGTGTTACGTGCCCCTCTTCAGAGCGGAAGATAACGCCACTTCGCCCATGATTGGTGCCCCCTGGTCCCCAGATCAAACGGACAGCAGCCCGCTGGCTTCTTCGCTTCTTCCCAGATACTTCGGCAGCCCCAAAGATCCCATGCTGACAGTGAGGGCTTACGCGGGGCCACTGAGTCCTTCCAAG GCAGAAGATTTCCGCAGGCTTTGGAAGACTCCACCTCGCGAGAGGGCAGACTACTTCTACCACGTCCGAAAATCTGATTTGGAAAGAGGGGTCGAGCGAGTTGGAAG GGAGTTAGCGCATGAGCAGGGGTTCCCGTGGGTCGAATACTGGGAATTCCTGGGCTGTTTTGTTGACCTGTCTTCCCAGGAGGGACTAGGACGCCTAGAAGACCATCTGAGTCAACAACAGGAAATGAGCAATAATGCTCAGCTAGGAGAAAACGAGGCTCACAACAAACTTCCACAGCCTCATG GTAAAAGCAAAAACTGTAATTCTGTCTCTGTTGGCGCATTTCTCGATGACGACGACATGAGTTTGGAAGAAGTCAAAAACAGGCAAAACGCGGCCAGAAATTTCAGCCCCGTCATAGCCCCCAATGAACCGACCATCAGTACCTTTGAAAGCGCCAAGTGCGACATCTTGTCCATGGAACATACGGCGGCTATCATGCCAAGGACAAAAACCCCCAGCCGGCCGCCCGAAAAAGGAGACCCCGTCAGTAAAAATGGATATTGCAGTCCGGGCACTAGTGATGATAGGACAGGAAGCCACAGGAGGCATCCCAGCCAGGAAGAAAACTTTCAGCCCCCCGTTGCCAACTTAATGGATAAATTTGATCAACTCTCTTGCCAGGATCCAGATGTGTCGAGGGAACGCTCGCCAGGCAAGCCGAACCAGGTGGTAAAAACGTGGAAATGCGAGGAGCAGCTGCCTAAAATGGGCTCCTTGCTTTCTAAGGCAGGGGCAGCTGCCAGGAAGAACAAGGATGGCAAAAGCAGGAAGGAAAACGGGGAATCCCAAGAGGCAGCCGGGCCCTCGGCGGAAACAGAGGTGGTCAGGCCCGCGGAGAGAAAGCCGCCGGGCGCTTTGGAATCACAAACCGAGACGTCCGTTCCTGGTTTGCTAAAAACGCCTTCCTCGAACAGGAAAACCAACCAGATGTTCCTTTTAGG GGATCAACCGTCAAAATGGGACGACGATGTGTTAATGGCGTTACTCGGCGTAGAGATCGACCCCCAGAGGTACCCTGCTATTTGCAAGTGGAACGAGTCCGTGCAGGCCTACCCTGCTTCCGAACGGCGAAG GTGGGCCAGCCCTTCCCTGAAAGGATTCCCCCGGGGCCAAGCCAGCCCTGCCCGAAACCTTCCGTACTTCAGCCCAGGGAAGAACAGCCCCGGGAAGTATAACGCAGCGGCCGGCAGCTTCTCTCCGGATTTAGGGAGCCCGGGACGGTACACGCCAGCGTACGTGAACTACATGAACTACGTGAACTATAAGCGGCAACATTACTCAGGACTGCCTAATCATTAG
- the ANKLE2 gene encoding ankyrin repeat and LEM domain-containing protein 2 isoform X1, with protein MERWAAGGFWRAGWAGWPTWELLAACAVIGALGWLLRLLERGPRGRGRGPRPVATPPSTPPPEERPSGCLDHCDGGRITMDDIFSRLKELNPDELRDEIVKAGLKCGPITLTTRAIFEKRLAQALWEQQGPSDTTAPFPNGIPGNAATDGNQPESGKTNGHFAASAEEGDFGYSLGLNPPEEEALLREASGSPLSSQNPSKEPLLYYGVCPVYDDVLTRNERVHVYEDKKEALQAVKMIKGSRFKAFPNREDAEKFAKGVCDYFPSPNKSAISLSPVKVCSAFSRDGLCSPELETVSKERANSYKSPRTQDLTAKLRKAVEKGDESTFLELIWSNPRYLIGSGDNPTIVQEGCRYNVMHVAAKENQPGICRLLLDTLENPEFMRLMYPDDDTVMLEKRISYIVDLYLNTPDKMVFDTPLHFACKFGNPDVVSVLASHPGIVKNPKNKYNQTPADVICERNKNKSADLKAKIGEYLEGQCYVPLFRAEDNATSPMIGAPWSPDQTDSSPLASSLLPRYFGSPKDPMLTVRAYAGPLSPSKAEDFRRLWKTPPRERADYFYHVRKSDLERGVERVGRELAHEQGFPWVEYWEFLGCFVDLSSQEGLGRLEDHLSQQQEMSNNAQLGENEAHNKLPQPHGKSKNCNSVSVGAFLDDDDMSLEEVKNRQNAARNFSPVIAPNEPTISTFESAKCDILSMEHTAAIMPRTKTPSRPPEKGDPVSKNGYCSPGTSDDRTGSHRRHPSQEENFQPPVANLMDKFDQLSCQDPDVSRERSPGKPNQVVKTWKCEEQLPKMGSLLSKAGAAARKNKDGKSRKENGESQEAAGPSAETEVVRPAERKPPGALESQTETSVPGLLKTPSSNRKTNQMFLLGDQPSKWDDDVLMALLGVEIDPQRYPAICKWNESVQAYPASERRRWASPSLKGFPRGQASPARNLPYFSPGKNSPGKYNAAAGSFSPDLGSPGRYTPAYVNYMNYVNYKRQHYSGLPNH; from the exons gGAGGATAACAATGGATGACATCTTCTCCCGATTAAAAGAACTGAACCCTGATGAGCTGAGAGACGAGATCGTCAAAGCCGGCCTGAAATGCGGGCCCATCACCTTAACCACGAGGGCCATTTTTGAAAAAAGATTGGCCCAGGCTTTATGGGAACAGCAAGGACCCTCCGACACCACAGCTCCCTTTCCGAATGGCATCCCTGGAAATGCTGCGACTGATGGGAACCAGCCAGAATCTGGAAAAACAAATGGCCACTTTGCCGCCTCTGCCGAGGAGGGTGATTTTGGCTACAGCCTGGGCCTGAACCCTCCCGAGGAGGAAGCACTGCTGCGTGAAGCCAGTGGCTCTCCCCTTAGTTCCCAGAATCCCTCCAAGGAGCCTCTGCTCTACTACGGGGTGTGCCCAGTGTACGATGACGTACTGACCAGAAATG aaaggGTACATGTCTATGAGGACAAAAAGGAAGCTTTGCAAGCTGTAAAAATGATTAAGGGGTCACGTTTTAAAGCTTTCCCAAACAGAGAAGATGCAGAGAAATTTGCCAAAGGTGTATGCGATTACTTCCCGTCTCCAAACAAGTCTGCCATTTCTCTGTCTCCTGTCAAAGTCTGTTCGGCCTTCAGCAGAG ATGGTTTGTGCTCTCCCGAACTGGAAACGGTTAGTAAAGAAAGAGCCAACAGTTACAAAAGCCCTCGTACCCAGGATCTGACTGCAAAGCTTCGCAAAGCCGTGGAGAAAGGAGATGAAAGTACTTTCTTAGAGCTCATCTGGAGTAATCCTCGCTATCTCATCGGCTCTGGGGACAATCCAACGATTGTCcag GAGGGGTGTCGGTACAACGTCATGCATGTGGCAGCCAAAGAGAATCAACCCGGCATTTGCCGGCTGCTGTTGGACACTCTGGAAAACCCAGAATTCATGCGGCTGATGTATCCTGACGACGACACCGTCATGTTGGAGAAGCGCATCAGTTACATAGTGGACCTTTATCTGAATACGCCAGATAAAATG gtATTTGATACACCGCTGCACTTCGCTTGCAAGTTTGGGAATCCAGATGTGGTCAGTGTTCTTGCTTCCCATCCGGGCATTGTAAAGAAtcccaaaaataaatacaatcaaaCTCCAGCAGAT GTCATCTGTGAAAGGAACAAAAATAAATCGGCAGATCTGAAAGCAAAAATCGGGGAATACTTAGAAG GTCAGTGTTACGTGCCCCTCTTCAGAGCGGAAGATAACGCCACTTCGCCCATGATTGGTGCCCCCTGGTCCCCAGATCAAACGGACAGCAGCCCGCTGGCTTCTTCGCTTCTTCCCAGATACTTCGGCAGCCCCAAAGATCCCATGCTGACAGTGAGGGCTTACGCGGGGCCACTGAGTCCTTCCAAG GCAGAAGATTTCCGCAGGCTTTGGAAGACTCCACCTCGCGAGAGGGCAGACTACTTCTACCACGTCCGAAAATCTGATTTGGAAAGAGGGGTCGAGCGAGTTGGAAG GGAGTTAGCGCATGAGCAGGGGTTCCCGTGGGTCGAATACTGGGAATTCCTGGGCTGTTTTGTTGACCTGTCTTCCCAGGAGGGACTAGGACGCCTAGAAGACCATCTGAGTCAACAACAGGAAATGAGCAATAATGCTCAGCTAGGAGAAAACGAGGCTCACAACAAACTTCCACAGCCTCATG GTAAAAGCAAAAACTGTAATTCTGTCTCTGTTGGCGCATTTCTCGATGACGACGACATGAGTTTGGAAGAAGTCAAAAACAGGCAAAACGCGGCCAGAAATTTCAGCCCCGTCATAGCCCCCAATGAACCGACCATCAGTACCTTTGAAAGCGCCAAGTGCGACATCTTGTCCATGGAACATACGGCGGCTATCATGCCAAGGACAAAAACCCCCAGCCGGCCGCCCGAAAAAGGAGACCCCGTCAGTAAAAATGGATATTGCAGTCCGGGCACTAGTGATGATAGGACAGGAAGCCACAGGAGGCATCCCAGCCAGGAAGAAAACTTTCAGCCCCCCGTTGCCAACTTAATGGATAAATTTGATCAACTCTCTTGCCAGGATCCAGATGTGTCGAGGGAACGCTCGCCAGGCAAGCCGAACCAGGTGGTAAAAACGTGGAAATGCGAGGAGCAGCTGCCTAAAATGGGCTCCTTGCTTTCTAAGGCAGGGGCAGCTGCCAGGAAGAACAAGGATGGCAAAAGCAGGAAGGAAAACGGGGAATCCCAAGAGGCAGCCGGGCCCTCGGCGGAAACAGAGGTGGTCAGGCCCGCGGAGAGAAAGCCGCCGGGCGCTTTGGAATCACAAACCGAGACGTCCGTTCCTGGTTTGCTAAAAACGCCTTCCTCGAACAGGAAAACCAACCAGATGTTCCTTTTAGG GGATCAACCGTCAAAATGGGACGACGATGTGTTAATGGCGTTACTCGGCGTAGAGATCGACCCCCAGAGGTACCCTGCTATTTGCAAGTGGAACGAGTCCGTGCAGGCCTACCCTGCTTCCGAACGGCGAAG GTGGGCCAGCCCTTCCCTGAAAGGATTCCCCCGGGGCCAAGCCAGCCCTGCCCGAAACCTTCCGTACTTCAGCCCAGGGAAGAACAGCCCCGGGAAGTATAACGCAGCGGCCGGCAGCTTCTCTCCGGATTTAGGGAGCCCGGGACGGTACACGCCAGCGTACGTGAACTACATGAACTACGTGAACTATAAGCGGCAACATTACTCAGGACTGCCTAATCATTAG